One window from the genome of Roseomonas haemaphysalidis encodes:
- a CDS encoding Ppx/GppA phosphatase family protein — protein MAGVPAGAFAAIDLGTNNCRLLVGTPTASGTIKVVDSYSRVVRLGEGLGASGRLSVDAMERAGQALQACAQKLSRRPLRRILAVATEACRQAANGAEFIARARDITGLPLRIIPAREEAELAMESCVPLLGPQDRRALLFDIGGGSTEIAWIRGDNGQASLIGYVSLPLGVVTLAERANLCCFTPEGFDTVVNEVAEALTRFDRVHCIGQEMRAGGVRLMGTSGTVTTLAGVALALPRYSRPMVDGRILDCADADQALRDLFMLGREGLRLHPCVGPERADFVLPGCAIYAAIRRVWPSSCVTVADRGLREGMLQRMMREESTRARRPPAPARHASQPYS, from the coding sequence GTGGCAGGCGTTCCTGCGGGTGCCTTCGCGGCCATAGACCTCGGCACCAACAATTGCCGCCTCCTGGTCGGCACCCCCACCGCGTCCGGCACCATCAAGGTCGTGGACAGCTACAGCCGCGTGGTCCGGCTCGGGGAAGGGCTGGGCGCCAGTGGCCGACTGTCTGTGGATGCGATGGAACGCGCCGGCCAGGCCTTGCAGGCCTGCGCGCAGAAGCTGTCCCGCCGGCCGCTGCGCCGCATCCTCGCCGTCGCGACCGAGGCCTGCCGGCAGGCGGCGAACGGCGCGGAATTCATTGCCCGGGCGCGGGATATCACCGGTCTGCCGCTGCGCATCATCCCCGCGCGCGAGGAAGCCGAACTGGCCATGGAATCTTGCGTGCCGCTGCTCGGGCCACAGGACCGGCGCGCGCTGTTGTTCGACATCGGCGGCGGCAGCACCGAGATCGCCTGGATCCGCGGCGACAACGGGCAGGCCTCGCTGATCGGCTATGTTTCGCTGCCGCTGGGCGTGGTCACTCTGGCGGAACGCGCCAACCTGTGCTGCTTCACGCCGGAAGGCTTCGACACCGTGGTGAACGAGGTGGCCGAGGCACTGACCCGCTTCGACCGGGTGCATTGCATCGGCCAGGAAATGCGGGCGGGCGGCGTGCGGCTGATGGGCACCAGCGGCACCGTCACCACCCTGGCGGGCGTCGCGCTGGCCTTGCCGCGGTATTCGCGGCCTATGGTGGATGGCCGGATCCTGGATTGCGCCGATGCCGACCAGGCATTGCGCGATCTGTTCATGCTCGGCCGTGAGGGGCTGCGCCTGCACCCCTGCGTGGGCCCGGAGCGGGCGGACTTCGTGTTGCCGGGTTGCGCCATCTACGCCGCCATCCGCCGGGTCTGGCCGTCCTCCTGCGTCACGGTGGCCGATCGCGGGCTGCGCGAAGGCATGCTGCAGCGTATGATGCGGGAAGAAAGCACCCGTGCGCGGCGCCCGCCGGCGCCCGCGCGCCACGCCAGCCAGCCATATTCCTGA
- a CDS encoding lactonase family protein, with amino-acid sequence MSDQGDVPALLYVAIGPRLVPHVADAAAMVLEALPGVSLPAAVQYAWFHPRLPLLYAAYSNRAVPGGDDTHGVAAFRIDPRDGTLAPFGPPVPLGNRPIHVTLDPQGHWLLLTCNSPAQVVVHRLQPDGAIGPAVVQGADLRLGSYPHQARVLPGGGQVVVSCRGSDATADRPADPGALVLLDLADGRLTWRQAVTEGDGLLFGPRHVDLHPTRPWMYVSLERGNRLLAYGPGAPAAFAAADTVPDGAGRLAPEQYAGAVHLHPGGRHVYVANRSDGTVPFQGTMVHGEGQNSIACFAIDPDTGVPGLREVVDTRGIHCRSFAIHPGGGMLVAGSVAPLAVRRDNAVQAVAAGLSVFAVSGEGCLSFQRKYDTAPEAGAVFWCGFRPTE; translated from the coding sequence ATGTCTGACCAGGGCGATGTGCCGGCCCTGCTGTATGTCGCGATCGGCCCCCGGCTGGTGCCCCATGTGGCGGATGCGGCGGCGATGGTGCTGGAAGCCCTGCCCGGCGTGTCGCTGCCGGCGGCGGTGCAATACGCGTGGTTTCATCCGCGATTGCCGCTGCTGTACGCGGCCTACAGCAACCGTGCCGTGCCCGGGGGCGATGACACCCATGGCGTGGCAGCCTTTCGGATCGACCCGCGCGACGGCACCCTGGCGCCCTTCGGCCCGCCGGTGCCGCTGGGCAACCGTCCGATCCATGTGACGCTGGACCCGCAGGGCCATTGGCTGCTCCTGACCTGCAACAGCCCCGCCCAGGTGGTCGTGCACCGCCTGCAACCGGACGGCGCCATCGGTCCTGCGGTGGTTCAGGGGGCCGACCTGCGCCTGGGGTCTTATCCGCATCAGGCCCGGGTGCTGCCCGGGGGTGGGCAGGTGGTCGTGAGCTGCCGGGGCAGCGATGCCACGGCGGACCGCCCCGCAGACCCGGGTGCGCTGGTGCTGCTGGATCTCGCGGACGGGCGCCTGACCTGGCGGCAGGCTGTCACGGAAGGCGATGGGCTGCTGTTCGGCCCCCGGCACGTGGACCTGCACCCCACCCGGCCCTGGATGTATGTGTCGCTGGAGCGGGGCAACCGCCTGCTGGCTTATGGGCCGGGCGCCCCCGCCGCCTTTGCCGCCGCTGACACCGTGCCGGATGGGGCAGGGCGGCTGGCGCCCGAGCAATACGCGGGGGCGGTGCATCTCCACCCCGGTGGCCGGCATGTCTATGTCGCCAACCGCTCGGACGGCACCGTGCCATTCCAGGGCACCATGGTGCATGGCGAGGGACAGAACAGCATTGCCTGCTTCGCCATCGATCCGGATACCGGCGTGCCCGGCCTGCGGGAGGTGGTCGATACGCGTGGCATCCATTGCCGCAGCTTCGCGATCCATCCGGGCGGCGGCATGCTGGTGGCCGGCAGCGTCGCGCCCTTGGCGGTGCGACGGGACAATGCCGTCCAGGCGGTCGCGGCGGGGCTTTCCGTTTTCGCGGTGTCGGGCGAAGGCTGCCTGAGCTTTCAGCGCAAATATGACACCGCGCCAGAGGCCGGGGCGGTGTTCTGGTGCGGCTTCCGGCCCACGGAATGA
- the guaB gene encoding IMP dehydrogenase — MANDSLPPQRPQGHSIIAEAYAFDDVLLVPAYSTVLPAQADVRTRFTREISLNIPLVAAAMDTVSEGPMAIAMAQAGGIAVIHKNLGAEQQAAAVRQVKKFESGMVVNPVTIHPDQTLAEAQALMAAHRISGIPVVERDSKRLVGILTYRDVRFATDPNVRVYELMTRENLVTVTSDVSPAKARELLHKHRIEKLLVVDDQYRCIGLITVKDMDKATANPNAAKDSMGRLRAAAATGTGEDGIRRAELLIEAEVDVVVVDTAHGHSAGVMKVIERVKRLSNTVQVIAGNVATPEAVRALAEAGADAVKVGIGPGSICTTRIVAGVGVPQLTAVMECSAAAHEAGVPAIADGGIRSSGDLAKAIAAGADCAMMGSMFAGTDEAPGEVFLYQGRSYKAYRGMGSIGAMARGSADRYFQAEVQDQLKLVPEGIEGRVGYKGPVGNVIHQMVGGLKSAMGYTGNATIPDMQRNCTFRRITGAGLRESHVHDVAITREAPNYRQEG, encoded by the coding sequence ATGGCAAATGATTCTCTCCCCCCGCAGCGCCCCCAGGGGCATTCCATCATCGCCGAGGCCTATGCCTTCGACGACGTGCTGCTGGTCCCCGCCTATTCCACCGTGCTGCCGGCCCAGGCCGACGTGCGGACGCGCTTCACGCGCGAGATCTCCCTGAACATCCCGCTGGTTGCCGCCGCGATGGACACGGTCTCCGAAGGGCCGATGGCCATCGCCATGGCGCAGGCCGGCGGCATCGCGGTGATCCACAAGAACCTGGGCGCCGAGCAGCAGGCCGCCGCCGTGCGCCAGGTCAAGAAGTTCGAAAGCGGCATGGTGGTGAACCCCGTCACCATCCACCCCGACCAGACGCTGGCCGAGGCGCAGGCGCTGATGGCCGCGCATCGCATCAGCGGCATTCCCGTGGTGGAGCGCGACAGCAAGCGGCTGGTCGGCATCCTGACCTACCGCGACGTGCGCTTCGCGACCGACCCCAACGTGCGCGTTTATGAGCTGATGACGCGGGAAAACCTCGTCACCGTCACCAGCGACGTGTCCCCCGCCAAGGCCCGCGAGCTGCTGCACAAGCACCGCATCGAGAAGCTGCTGGTGGTGGACGACCAGTACCGCTGCATCGGGCTGATCACCGTCAAGGACATGGACAAGGCGACGGCCAACCCGAACGCCGCCAAGGATTCCATGGGCCGGCTGCGCGCCGCCGCCGCCACCGGCACGGGCGAGGACGGCATCCGCCGCGCCGAGCTGCTGATCGAGGCCGAGGTGGACGTGGTGGTGGTCGACACCGCCCACGGCCATTCGGCCGGTGTCATGAAGGTGATCGAGCGGGTCAAGCGCCTGTCCAACACCGTGCAGGTGATCGCCGGCAACGTGGCCACGCCGGAAGCGGTGCGGGCCCTGGCCGAGGCGGGCGCGGACGCGGTGAAGGTCGGCATCGGTCCCGGCTCCATCTGCACCACGCGCATTGTCGCCGGTGTCGGCGTGCCGCAGCTCACGGCGGTGATGGAATGCTCGGCCGCGGCGCATGAGGCCGGCGTGCCGGCCATCGCCGACGGCGGCATCCGCTCTTCCGGCGATCTCGCCAAGGCCATCGCGGCGGGCGCCGACTGCGCCATGATGGGCAGCATGTTCGCCGGCACGGATGAGGCGCCGGGCGAGGTATTCCTGTACCAGGGCCGTTCCTACAAGGCGTATCGCGGCATGGGCTCGATCGGCGCCATGGCGCGGGGCTCGGCCGACCGCTACTTCCAGGCCGAGGTGCAGGACCAACTCAAGCTGGTGCCGGAAGGGATCGAGGGCCGTGTTGGCTATAAGGGTCCGGTCGGCAACGTCATCCACCAGATGGTGGGCGGGCTGAAGTCGGCCATGGGCTACACCGGCAACGCCACCATCCCGGACATGCAGCGCAACTGCACCTTCCGCCGTATCACCGGCGCCGGGCTGCGCGAGTCGCATGTGCACGACGTGGCCATCACGCGCGAAGCACCGAACTACCGCCAGGAAGGCTGA
- a CDS encoding RsmB/NOP family class I SAM-dependent RNA methyltransferase produces MTPSARIAAVIALVADVDATPRRPADATANDFFRGRRYIGSGDRRAVAERAWGVLRQRLRLNWHLQQVGLPLEPRHLVMAHLVLAEGWTLDGVDQGYAGGRFNPPPLDPGERRAVAALAGRQLASSDMPEAIRLNLPDWALEPFRIRFGTELAAEAEAMDSAAPLDLRANLLRTTREGAAAALAAEGIPTEVTPWSPWGLRMPDRRPILASKAFADGLVEIQDEGSQLIALLTGAKPGMRVADYCAGAAGKTLAVAATMGNKGRIVACDVSNTRLEGAVKRLRRAGVDNAERHLLEPGDRWVKRRAGQFDRVLVDAPCTGTGTWRRNPDARLRTTPRDVRELADKQREILDTTAPLVGKGGRLIYATCSLLPEENVAQVDNFLVRHPEFETVPFLQAWQEATDSPPPPVEGNWMQLSPHRHGTDGFFAAVLQRRA; encoded by the coding sequence TTGACCCCATCCGCCCGCATCGCCGCCGTCATCGCCCTGGTGGCGGATGTCGATGCCACGCCGCGCCGCCCGGCCGATGCCACGGCCAACGACTTCTTCCGGGGCCGCCGCTACATCGGCAGCGGTGATCGGCGCGCGGTGGCGGAGCGGGCCTGGGGCGTGCTGCGCCAGCGGCTGCGCCTGAACTGGCACCTGCAGCAGGTCGGCCTGCCGCTGGAGCCGCGCCACCTGGTGATGGCGCATCTGGTGCTGGCCGAGGGCTGGACGCTGGACGGCGTGGACCAGGGCTATGCCGGCGGGCGCTTCAATCCGCCGCCGCTGGACCCGGGCGAGCGCCGCGCGGTGGCGGCGCTGGCCGGCCGCCAGCTTGCCTCCTCCGACATGCCGGAGGCGATCCGGCTGAACCTGCCGGACTGGGCGCTGGAACCGTTCCGCATCCGCTTCGGCACCGAACTGGCGGCCGAGGCGGAGGCGATGGACAGCGCCGCGCCGCTGGACCTGCGCGCCAACCTGCTGCGCACCACGCGCGAGGGCGCCGCCGCCGCCCTGGCGGCCGAGGGCATCCCGACCGAGGTGACCCCCTGGTCGCCCTGGGGCCTGCGCATGCCCGACCGGCGTCCGATCCTGGCCAGCAAGGCCTTCGCGGATGGGCTGGTGGAGATCCAGGACGAGGGCAGCCAACTGATCGCGTTGCTGACCGGCGCCAAGCCCGGCATGCGGGTGGCGGATTACTGCGCCGGCGCGGCGGGCAAGACGCTGGCCGTCGCCGCCACCATGGGCAACAAGGGCCGCATCGTCGCCTGCGACGTTTCGAACACCCGGTTGGAAGGCGCCGTGAAGCGCCTGCGCCGCGCCGGGGTGGACAACGCCGAGCGGCACCTGCTGGAGCCGGGAGATCGTTGGGTGAAGCGCCGCGCCGGGCAGTTCGACCGCGTGCTGGTGGATGCGCCCTGCACCGGGACCGGCACGTGGCGGCGCAATCCGGATGCCCGGCTGCGCACCACGCCGCGCGACGTGCGGGAGCTGGCGGACAAGCAGCGCGAGATCCTGGACACCACCGCGCCGCTGGTGGGCAAGGGGGGACGGCTGATCTACGCGACCTGCTCCCTGCTGCCGGAAGAAAACGTGGCCCAGGTGGACAATTTTTTGGTCCGGCACCCGGAATTCGAGACGGTGCCCTTTCTTCAGGCGTGGCAGGAGGCGACCGATTCCCCGCCGCCGCCCGTGGAAGGCAATTGGATGCAGTTGTCGCCGCATCGGCACGGCACGGATGGTTTCTTCGCAGCCGTGTTGCAACGTCGCGCCTGA
- a CDS encoding RlmE family RNA methyltransferase: MKPPIEGGRGLSTRLRTAKGRTTASQKWLERQLNDPYVRAARAAGWRSRAAFKIIELDEKYSLFKPGQRVVDLGAAPGGWTQVAVQRVGGAGKVVGLDLLPMDEIVGATLLQGDFEDVAVEQEVLRVLDGPADLVLSDMAPNTTGHNATDHLRILGLIDLALDFASKVLVPGGGFVAKAFQGGTERDLLNRMKRDFASVKHAKPPASRKGSAEMYVVAQGFRGGSR, from the coding sequence TTGAAGCCGCCGATCGAGGGCGGGCGTGGCCTGTCCACCCGCCTGCGCACCGCCAAGGGACGCACCACCGCCAGCCAGAAGTGGCTGGAGCGGCAGCTGAACGATCCCTACGTCCGCGCGGCGCGGGCGGCCGGGTGGCGATCGCGTGCCGCCTTCAAGATTATCGAGCTGGACGAGAAGTATTCGCTGTTCAAACCCGGACAGCGGGTGGTCGATCTCGGCGCCGCGCCGGGCGGCTGGACCCAGGTGGCGGTGCAACGCGTGGGCGGGGCGGGCAAGGTCGTCGGGCTCGACCTCCTGCCCATGGATGAGATCGTCGGCGCCACGCTGCTGCAGGGCGATTTCGAGGACGTGGCGGTGGAGCAGGAGGTCCTGCGCGTGCTGGACGGCCCAGCGGACCTTGTGCTGTCCGACATGGCGCCCAACACCACCGGGCACAACGCCACGGACCACCTGCGCATCCTCGGGCTGATCGACCTGGCGCTGGACTTCGCGTCCAAGGTGCTGGTGCCGGGCGGCGGCTTTGTCGCCAAGGCTTTCCAGGGCGGCACGGAGCGCGACCTGCTGAACCGCATGAAGCGCGACTTCGCTTCCGTGAAGCACGCCAAGCCGCCGGCCAGCCGCAAGGGCAGCGCGGAGATGTACGTGGTGGCGCAGGGGTTCCGCGGCGGAAGCAGGTGA
- a CDS encoding MerR family transcriptional regulator encodes MIDEMLPGEEIEPTVDAVGRPRKAPTAFRTISEVAEDLNIPQHVLRFWETKFPQLKPLKRGGGRRYYRPEDIALLRRIGDLLYTQGYTIKGVQRLLREGGLDAAEAQEAESDTANQDIAPEPPTEPGRAALLAALAELEELAAELRALAQPGI; translated from the coding sequence ATGATTGACGAGATGCTGCCCGGCGAGGAGATCGAGCCTACCGTCGATGCCGTCGGCCGGCCGCGCAAGGCGCCCACTGCCTTTCGCACGATCAGCGAAGTGGCCGAGGACCTGAACATCCCGCAGCACGTGCTGCGGTTCTGGGAAACCAAGTTTCCCCAGTTGAAGCCGCTGAAGCGTGGCGGCGGCCGGCGCTATTACCGGCCCGAGGACATCGCGCTGCTGCGCCGGATCGGCGACCTTCTCTACACCCAGGGCTACACCATCAAGGGCGTGCAGCGCCTGTTGCGCGAAGGTGGTCTGGACGCCGCCGAGGCGCAGGAAGCCGAGTCGGACACCGCGAACCAGGATATCGCGCCGGAGCCGCCGACGGAGCCCGGCCGCGCCGCGCTGTTGGCCGCGCTGGCCGAGCTGGAGGAGCTCGCCGCCGAACTGCGCGCCCTGGCGCAGCCCGGCATCTAG
- a CDS encoding integration host factor subunit alpha: protein MNTITRAQLAEAIYAQVGLSRNESAELLEDVLERVSAALEAGRAVKISAFGTFTVRQKGLRVGRNPKTGVEVPIMPRRVLSFRPSQVLKARLNGEAVPAHDD from the coding sequence ATGAATACGATTACGCGGGCGCAGCTCGCCGAGGCGATTTACGCCCAGGTCGGACTCTCCCGCAACGAGAGTGCCGAGTTGCTGGAGGACGTGCTGGAGCGAGTGTCCGCGGCCCTGGAAGCAGGGCGGGCGGTCAAGATTTCCGCGTTCGGGACGTTCACCGTGCGGCAGAAAGGCCTTCGTGTCGGCCGCAATCCGAAGACCGGGGTGGAGGTGCCGATCATGCCCCGCCGCGTTCTGTCTTTCCGGCCCAGCCAGGTATTGAAGGCACGCCTGAACGGCGAAGCGGTGCCGGCCCACGATGATTGA